From a single Lolium rigidum isolate FL_2022 chromosome 7, APGP_CSIRO_Lrig_0.1, whole genome shotgun sequence genomic region:
- the LOC124673009 gene encoding probable calcium-binding protein CML24 has product MAGEQSAAVKPAASALSKGSPSPSFRLRNGSLNAVRLRRVFDMFDRNGDGEITVEELAQALDALGLEADRASLAATVGAHVPEGASGLRFEDFEGLHRALGDALFGALADDGEEGGGGEDEEEMREAFKVFDVDGDGYISASELQEVLKKLGMPEASSLANVREMICNVDRDSDGRVDFGEFKIMMQGINM; this is encoded by the coding sequence ATGGCCGGTGAGCAGAGCGCGGCGGTGAAGCCGGCGGCGTCGGCCCTGTCGAAGGGCTCTCCGTCGCCGTCGTTCCGCCTCCGCAACGGGAGCCTGAACGCGGTGCGGCTGCGTCGCGTGTTCGACATGTTCGACCGCAACGGCGACGGCGAGATCACGGTGGAGGAGCTGGCGCAGGCGCTGGACGCGCTCGGGCTGGAGGCGGACCGCGCCAGCCTCGCCGCCACGGTGGGCGCGCACGTCCCCGAGGGGGCCTCCGGGCTCCGGTTCGAGGACTTCGAGGGCCTCCACCGCGCGCTCGGGGACGCGCTCTTCGGCGCGCtggccgacgacggcgaggagggcggcggcggggaggacgaggaggagatgAGGGAGGCGTTCAAGGTGTTCGACGTGGACGGCGACGGCTACATCTCGGCGTCCGAGCTGCAGGAGGTGCTCAAGAAGCTGGGCATGCCCGAGGCCAGCAGCCTGGCCAACGTCAGGGAGATGATCTGCAACGTCGACCGCGACAGCGACGGCCGCGTCGACTTCGGCGAGTTCAAGATCATGATGCAAGGGATCAACATGTGA